The stretch of DNA ACCGGCACGAAATGCGTCGAGCGCACGTTCGCGTTGGCCCTGCGATTTGTTACCGTGCAATGCCTCGGCCGTGATGCCCGCTTCGCCGATAAACGCGCAGACGTCATTGGCGATGTTCTTCTGAAGCGTGAAGACGACCGCCTGCCCCATGTTGGGGGTTTGCAGAAGCGCGAGCAGCGCCGCCTTCTTGTCGGCTGCGTCGAGAAACATCACGGACTGATTGATGCGATCGACGGTAGTCGACGGCGGTGCGATCTCGACCTTTGCCGGGTCGCGTAACAGGCTGTCGGCCAGCGCGGCGATCGACTTCGGCATCGTTGCCGAGAACAACAGCGTGTGGCGATCCCGCGGCAGCGTCGCTACGATGCGCTCGATCGGCTTCGCGAAACCCATGTCGAGCATCTGGTCGGCTTCGTCCAGCACGAGCGCTTCGAGTCGGGAAAGGTCGCACAGACCTTGCTCGATCAGGTCCAGCAGGCGCCCGGGAGCGGCGACGATGATGTCAACGCCACCCTCGAGCGCCTTGACCTGATGGAACTGGCTGACGCCGCCGAAGATCGTCATCACGCTCGGCTTCACATGACGGCCGAAGCTTTCGAAGCCGGCGGCGATCTGCGACACCAATTCGCGCGTCGGCGCCAATACCAGTACGCGGGCGCCACCCTTGGGCGCCGGACGGGGATCGGCGGCCAGACGGTGCAACAATGGCAGTGCGAAGGCTGCCGTCTTGCCGGTGCCGGTCTGCGCCATGCCGAGCATGTCGCGGCCCTCGAGCAGCATCGGGATCGACTGCGCCTGGATCGGAGTCGGGTTGGTATAGCCCTCTTCGGCTAGCGCCTGCAGCAAGAAGGGCGCCAGCGAGAGATCTGCGAATGTCGTGGTCATGGTACGCGGCGCCTCCAGCGCTGAGCTAGGCTGCGCCGGATAGGCTTAGCGTATTGCGAGCGCGCGCTGGTAGGTTTTATGCTGCACTGCGTCAAACGAAAAGCGGGCATCGCCGATACGTCGTTGGACGCAGATTAACGGCGTGCCGTTGCCGCGCCGGTCGATGGTGCCGAGAGGGCAGCGGTGCAAGGCAACGCTGCCCTCTCGGCACCCGTTCGACTATGCCCCCGCCCCCTCCAAAAGAAGCGTGCTGGCAACGCGTGCAGGTGGAACGACGAAGGTCGATGTTGCGGTTGCCTTGTCCTGGACGACGGCGACGCTCTTACCCTTGGATCGTGCGACTCCGGTGCCGTTCCAGCCATGGACGGTGACGGCGATCGACTTCCACCACGGCTTGAAGCCACCCTCGGGCTTGGCAAAGTCGATCGACAGGCCGGTCGGCGTGATCGTGCAGCGCACTGTCTGGCGGAAATAGCCGCGGCGGGTGTACGCCAAGGTGCGGCCGTCATCCTCGTAAAGCGTCCCCGTGCAGTTCGCGCCGGGATAGACATCGAGCCGCAACGGGCCGTTCGGCGTCTCGGTCGTGCTCTGGACCAGCGGCTGGCGGGGCAGGATCGTGCCGGCGCGGACGAACACGGGCAGGTGATCGAGCCGCGGCGTCTCGGTGACGCGGTCGCCGAGCGTGCGCGCGGTCGGCACGGCTTGCGTCGCTGACTGGATCGGGCCGGCGGCGGCGGGCTCGGGCGTGCCGACGCGCTGCCCGGTCCAGTAATCATACCAGCCACCAGCGGGGAGGCAGACGTCGTAGACCTGCGGCGACTCCGGCTTGGGCGGCGGCGCGATCAGCAGCGACTTGCCGAGCGTGAACGCCATCGACTGGTCGCACGATGCGGTCGCGGCGGCCGGGTAATCGTAGAACACAGGGCGCATGATCGGATCGCCGAACCGCGCATTCTGGTCCGCCAGCGCGTAGAAATACGGCATCAGGCGATAGCGCTCCTCGATGAAGCGGCGGCGGATCGCGAGGTGGTCGGGGCCGTCGACCCAGGGTTCGACGCGGGGCGTGCCGGTCGCCGAGTGGTTGCGGAACACCGGCGTGAACGCGCCGATCTCGGTCCAGCGCGTGAGCAGATCGGGGCTCGGGCCGCCCGCGAAGCCGCTGACATCGGCGGCGCTGTAGCCGAAGCCCGACAGGCCGAGGTTGATGATCTGCTGCACCGACAGCTTTAGGTGATCCCAGGTCGCGCTGTTGTCGCCGGTCCAGGTGACCGCATAACGCTGTCCGCCGGCATAGCTCGCACGCGTCATCACGAACGGACGCTCGTCGGGACGCAGTTTGAGCAGGCCGTCGAACGTCGCGCGCGTGTTGAGCATGCCGTAGACGTTGTGCGCCTCGCGGTGATCGGTGATGCGCGCGGCGAAATCGTCGCTGTCGATACGGTGGCGGGTGTCGAGCGGCATCGTCTTGGTCGGCGTCTCGAAGATCGCCGGCTCGTTCATGTCGTTCCAGAAGCCTGCGATCCCGGCGTCGAGGAAGCCCTTATACTGCTCGCCCCACCACGTCCTTGCGGCGGTCTTGGTGAAGTCCGGGAACACCGACCGGCCTGGCCAGACCGGCGCGACATAGGGGCTGCCATCGGCGTTCTTGATGAACGCGTCGGCCTTCATCCCGCTCTGGTACGGCGCATAGCCCTGCTCGACCGCGGCGATGTGGAGGTCGGTGATCGCGACCAGCTTGATCCCGTCCGCCTTCATCTCGGTGGCGAGCTTGGGGAGGTCGGGGAAGGTTTTGGCGTCGGTGGTGAACGGGCGGTTGCGATCCTGATAGCCGATGTCGAGCCAGATCACGTCGGTCGGTACGCGGTCGCTGCGCAGGCGCGCGGCGATCTGGCGAACCTCGTCGGCGCTGCCATAGCTGTAGCGCGACTGCTGATAGCCGAGCGCCCATTTCGGTGCGAGCGGGGCGTGGCCGGTCAGGTCGGCATAACGCCGCGTGACCTCGGCCATCGATGGCCCGGCGATGAAGTAATAGTCGATCGGGCCGTCGGGGCCGCCGAACGAGAGCGTCTCGGCATCGCGGTGGCCGAAGTCGAACCAGGTGCGGTAGGTGTTGTCGAGCAGGATGCCGTAGCTGCCGCCCGCGCCGCCGGTGCCGATGAAGAAGGGTATCGACTTGTAGATCGGATCGTCCGCGCTGCTGAACCCGAACGCGTCGGTGTTCCAGTCGACGAAACCGTGGCCGCGCCGGTCGAGGCCCTGCGTCTTGTCGCCCAGGCCGTAGAAATGCTCCGAGATCGGCAGCGTCTTCGAGATCGCGAACGCCTTGCCGTCGGTCGCGACTGGGGCGGCGTCTGCGGAGATGATCTTGCCGTCGAGCGTCTCGAACGTGATCGCGCCGCCGGCACCGACGCGTACGCGGACGCTGGCGGTGGCGAAGCCGTCGGGGGCGGCGGCCACGGCGATCTTCTGGTGGCGGATCGCGGCGGGGACGGCCCAGCTGGCGTCCTCCGGGAACACGCCGTTCTTCGCGACGCGGACGCGCACGAGTCCGTCGGTCATCGCGGTGATCCGCGTAACCGTCGTCCCGACCTGGACCTCGACGCCGTCGCGGCTCGGGATCAGCTTGGGCGCTGCGACGACGCTAGTCTGGGCCTGGACGGGCGTGCTGCAGATGGCGGCGGTGGCGGCGAGCAGGAGGGCGATGCGTTTCATACGTGATCCTTGTGGTCCGCCAGGCGGCGGAGGCGAGAGGCGTGCGACCCGAAATTCAATGCGCAGCGGGTCAGGAAATCGTCGATCCGCGGCATATCGACCGGATCGATATCGGGACCGGGCGGGGTGAGCCGCGCGGTGTCGGGAAAGGTGCCGTAACCGGCGAACAGGCAGTGCCAGCTGATCGCGGAATAATAGCGCGCGAGCCCGGCGCGATCGATTGCCGCGACCATGTCGGCGCCGGTGAACCAGGTGGACATCAGCATCTTCAGGTCGTCGGACAGGGCGTCCACGCCGCGCGCTTCCGCCCAATAGCCGGTGGGATCGTCGTGGCGCTGGTTCAGGCGGTAGTGCGCGACGATGTAATCGCGGACGCCATCGTAGCGCGCGGCGATCCGGGTGTTGAACGCGGTGCGGACCGCGTCGGTCGCGCCGCCCTGATCGACCATGTCGAGGAACGCCTCGACGGTGGCGATGACGAGGTGCAGCGCGGTTGCTTCGAGCGGTTCGATGAAGCCTTGGGCCAGCCCTACCGCGAGCGCGTTATGCGACCAGCTGTCGCGGACGCGGCCGACGCGCATCTTGAGATGGCGCGCTTCGCCGGTCTCGACGCCGATATGTGCGCGGAGTTCTGCTTCGGCCTGCGCTTCGGTCAGGTGGCGGCTGGAATAGACGTAGCCGTTGCCGTTTCGACTGGTCAGCGGGATGTGCCACGCCCAGCCCGCCGACAGCGCGGTCGCACGGGTCTGGCTGGGGATCGGCGCGCCGGGGGCGTGCGCGGTCGGCATCACCACCGCGCGGTCGTTGAACAGCGCGTCGGCGTAGCTGACGAAGGGCATTTCCAGCGCGCCGAAGATCGTGCTGCGAAACCCGCTGGCGTCGACGAAGATGTCGCCTGCGATGCGCTCGCCATCGGTATCGATCAGCGCGGCGATGTCGCCGTTCGGGGCGCGCTCGACGCTGGCGATCCGCCGTTGGAGGTGGACGACGCCAAGCGCTTTGGTCGCGTGCTTGGCTAAGAAAGCCCCGACTTTGTACGCATCGAAATGATAGCCGTAGCTGACCTCGAACGGGAAGTTGGCGGCAGGTTGCGGCGCGCAGTTCGCGGCGGCGAGGCGAGCGGGGAGCAGGAACTGGTCGGGGTGCGCCTCGACGTCGCGTCCTGTTCGTCTTGCCCGCGTGTTGTAGAAGAATTGCGGCGCGGTGTGGCCGTCGAGCGCGGTGGGGAAGGGGTGGAAATAACGCTCGTACCCGGCACGGTCGGACCAGCCCTCGAAGCCGATCCCGAGCTTGTAGGTCGCATCGCATGCGGGCATCCAGTCGGCTTCGGCGATGCCGAGCGTGTCGAAGAAGTGCTTTAACTGCGGCGTCGATCCTTCGCCGACGCCGACGATGCCGATCTCCGGGCTTTCGACCAGCGTGACGCGAACGCCGCGCGCGCGCCAGCGATGCGCGACCAGGCACGCGGTCATCCACCCGGCGGTGCCGCCGCCGAGGATGACGATGTGCTGGCCGCGCCCGTCGATCACCGCCGCAGCACCAGCCCGGACAGCGGCGGCAGCGTCGTCGTGTCGGCGCCATCGGTCGCAAACAGCATGTCGCCGTCGGTGGCAATGCCGGTTGGCCAGCCGCGCGGTTCGTCGCCGAGGTTGAACGCGCAGAGCAGCGTCTCGTTGTCAGCCTCGCGCTCGAAAGCGATCACTGCATCGTCGCTGTGGACGATCCGAAGGCTGCCCAGCCGCAACGCCGGATGCGCCTTCCGTGCGGCGATCAGCGTCCTTGTCCAGTGCAGGAGCGACGTCGCATCCGCTTCCTGCGCGTCGACCGCGATCGCGCGGTGGTCCTCCCCGAACGGCAGCCACGGCTGGGTGCTGCCGAACCCGAGATCGGGCGCCGTGCCGATCCACGGCATTGGGGTGCGGGCGCCGTCTCGGGACAGCGTCAACGGCCAGTTCGCGATCGCCTCGGGATCGAGCAGGTCGGCGAAGGCGATGTCGACTTGCGTCAGCCCCAGCTCTTCGCCCTGATACAGGAAGATGTTGCCGCGCAGTGCGACGAGCAGCAGGATCTTCATCCGCGCGAACGCCTCGCGCTGGTCGGGCGTCGTCCAGCGCGAGATCGCGCGTGGCGCGTCGTGGTTCTCGAACGCCCAGCTCGGCCAGCCGAGACCCGGGGTATCGGGCCAGTTGCCGACCGCATCGACGATCAAGTCGGGCGTCAGCCGGTCCGCGTACAGGAAGTCGAAGCCGTACGCGCTGTTGAGCCGGCCATTGCCGCCGGTGAACAGCTTCATCTCGCGGTCGCTGTCGTCGCCGCCGACTTCGGCGACCGTGAACCCCGCGCCATATTCGTCGAGCAACGCGCGGATCCGCTCGATGAACCCGACGATGTCCGGATGGCTCTGGTTGTGCAGCTTAAGCTGGAAATCGAACGACCGCGTGCGTGCGCGATTGGTCGCTGGCGCGGGCGGATTGTCGGTCAGCGCCGGGTCGTGCATCGCGAAGTTTATCGCATCGAGGCGGAAGCCGTCGACGCCGCGATCGAGCCAGAACCGCGCCGTCGCGATCAGCTCGTCCTGCACCGCGGGATTATGCCCGTTGAGTTGCGGCTGGTCCTTCAGGAAATTGTGCATGTAATATTGGCCGCGTCGCGCGTCCCAGGTCCAGGCTGGGCCGCCGAACACCGACTGCCAGTTCGACGGCGGCGTGCCGTCGGGCTTGGCATCCGCCCAGACGTACCAGTCCGCCTTGTCGCCGCTGCGCGACGCACGGCTCTGGCGGAACCAGTCATGCTCCTCCGAGGTGTGCGAATAGACCTGATCGATGATGATCTTGAGCCCGAGCGTATGCGCGCGCGCGATCAGCGCATCGAAATCGGCGAGCGTGCCGAAGATCGGATCGACGTCGCGGTAATCCGACACGTCGTAGCCGAAGTCCGCCATCGGCGAGGTGAAGAACGGCGACAGCCACACCGCGTCGACGCCGAGGCTGGCGACATAATCGAGATGCGCGGTGATACCCGGCAGGTCGCCGATCCCGTCGTCGTTCGAGTCCGCGAAACTACGGGGATAGATCTGATAGATCGTCGCGCCCTTCCACCACGGGTGGTCGGCAGCGGACTCAGGCAATCGTGCAGGCATCAACGAGTCTCCGCGGCGCAGACGGCATAG from Sphingomonas faeni encodes:
- a CDS encoding DEAD/DEAH box helicase, with the protein product MTTTFADLSLAPFLLQALAEEGYTNPTPIQAQSIPMLLEGRDMLGMAQTGTGKTAAFALPLLHRLAADPRPAPKGGARVLVLAPTRELVSQIAAGFESFGRHVKPSVMTIFGGVSQFHQVKALEGGVDIIVAAPGRLLDLIEQGLCDLSRLEALVLDEADQMLDMGFAKPIERIVATLPRDRHTLLFSATMPKSIAALADSLLRDPAKVEIAPPSTTVDRINQSVMFLDAADKKAALLALLQTPNMGQAVVFTLQKNIANDVCAFIGEAGITAEALHGNKSQGQRERALDAFRAGTVQVLVATDIAARGIDVDTVTHVFNHDLPSLPESYVHRIGRTGRAGRSGFAITLCDAEQRAWLHDVEREIGRTLTVQDDHEWHCEVARHSTKRAPVLGGGPVKQVKPTKPPRERKVWTEEEKLAARMAAKAA
- a CDS encoding glycoside hydrolase family 31 protein codes for the protein MKRIALLLAATAAICSTPVQAQTSVVAAPKLIPSRDGVEVQVGTTVTRITAMTDGLVRVRVAKNGVFPEDASWAVPAAIRHQKIAVAAAPDGFATASVRVRVGAGGAITFETLDGKIISADAAPVATDGKAFAISKTLPISEHFYGLGDKTQGLDRRGHGFVDWNTDAFGFSSADDPIYKSIPFFIGTGGAGGSYGILLDNTYRTWFDFGHRDAETLSFGGPDGPIDYYFIAGPSMAEVTRRYADLTGHAPLAPKWALGYQQSRYSYGSADEVRQIAARLRSDRVPTDVIWLDIGYQDRNRPFTTDAKTFPDLPKLATEMKADGIKLVAITDLHIAAVEQGYAPYQSGMKADAFIKNADGSPYVAPVWPGRSVFPDFTKTAARTWWGEQYKGFLDAGIAGFWNDMNEPAIFETPTKTMPLDTRHRIDSDDFAARITDHREAHNVYGMLNTRATFDGLLKLRPDERPFVMTRASYAGGQRYAVTWTGDNSATWDHLKLSVQQIINLGLSGFGYSAADVSGFAGGPSPDLLTRWTEIGAFTPVFRNHSATGTPRVEPWVDGPDHLAIRRRFIEERYRLMPYFYALADQNARFGDPIMRPVFYDYPAAATASCDQSMAFTLGKSLLIAPPPKPESPQVYDVCLPAGGWYDYWTGQRVGTPEPAAAGPIQSATQAVPTARTLGDRVTETPRLDHLPVFVRAGTILPRQPLVQSTTETPNGPLRLDVYPGANCTGTLYEDDGRTLAYTRRGYFRQTVRCTITPTGLSIDFAKPEGGFKPWWKSIAVTVHGWNGTGVARSKGKSVAVVQDKATATSTFVVPPARVASTLLLEGAGA
- a CDS encoding tryptophan halogenase family protein — its product is MIDGRGQHIVILGGGTAGWMTACLVAHRWRARGVRVTLVESPEIGIVGVGEGSTPQLKHFFDTLGIAEADWMPACDATYKLGIGFEGWSDRAGYERYFHPFPTALDGHTAPQFFYNTRARRTGRDVEAHPDQFLLPARLAAANCAPQPAANFPFEVSYGYHFDAYKVGAFLAKHATKALGVVHLQRRIASVERAPNGDIAALIDTDGERIAGDIFVDASGFRSTIFGALEMPFVSYADALFNDRAVVMPTAHAPGAPIPSQTRATALSAGWAWHIPLTSRNGNGYVYSSRHLTEAQAEAELRAHIGVETGEARHLKMRVGRVRDSWSHNALAVGLAQGFIEPLEATALHLVIATVEAFLDMVDQGGATDAVRTAFNTRIAARYDGVRDYIVAHYRLNQRHDDPTGYWAEARGVDALSDDLKMLMSTWFTGADMVAAIDRAGLARYYSAISWHCLFAGYGTFPDTARLTPPGPDIDPVDMPRIDDFLTRCALNFGSHASRLRRLADHKDHV
- a CDS encoding alpha-amylase family glycosyl hydrolase; this translates as MPARLPESAADHPWWKGATIYQIYPRSFADSNDDGIGDLPGITAHLDYVASLGVDAVWLSPFFTSPMADFGYDVSDYRDVDPIFGTLADFDALIARAHTLGLKIIIDQVYSHTSEEHDWFRQSRASRSGDKADWYVWADAKPDGTPPSNWQSVFGGPAWTWDARRGQYYMHNFLKDQPQLNGHNPAVQDELIATARFWLDRGVDGFRLDAINFAMHDPALTDNPPAPATNRARTRSFDFQLKLHNQSHPDIVGFIERIRALLDEYGAGFTVAEVGGDDSDREMKLFTGGNGRLNSAYGFDFLYADRLTPDLIVDAVGNWPDTPGLGWPSWAFENHDAPRAISRWTTPDQREAFARMKILLLVALRGNIFLYQGEELGLTQVDIAFADLLDPEAIANWPLTLSRDGARTPMPWIGTAPDLGFGSTQPWLPFGEDHRAIAVDAQEADATSLLHWTRTLIAARKAHPALRLGSLRIVHSDDAVIAFEREADNETLLCAFNLGDEPRGWPTGIATDGDMLFATDGADTTTLPPLSGLVLRR